From a region of the Burkholderia sp. HI2500 genome:
- a CDS encoding nucleotide-binding protein, with translation MVITIGAEKGGVAKTRLATHIAALAAAEEVDVVLLDTDKQGSAMSWSRIRNEEGVTPAIPVLALPANPARELANLANKYTLVVVDIGAQNYRTMLECALLSDLVLVPCGPDQQEVESTLNVFATLKDMGPRHESGEIPAYVVLTRVSPVEGSKATAELRAYLKSEDIRLFDSQIPQREAWRATGKTGRAVHELKGRDRSKKAIDEMEAVYREIIERINGAEVK, from the coding sequence ATGGTCATTACGATTGGGGCGGAAAAAGGTGGTGTTGCTAAGACGCGATTAGCAACGCACATAGCAGCCCTGGCTGCCGCGGAAGAAGTGGATGTCGTTCTTCTCGATACTGATAAGCAAGGTTCTGCGATGAGTTGGTCGCGAATTCGAAACGAAGAGGGCGTTACACCAGCCATTCCAGTGCTCGCTCTCCCGGCGAATCCGGCGCGGGAACTGGCAAACCTCGCCAACAAGTACACCCTCGTCGTGGTTGACATCGGCGCGCAGAACTATCGGACGATGCTCGAATGCGCACTGTTATCCGATCTCGTGCTGGTCCCGTGCGGGCCTGATCAACAAGAAGTGGAGTCGACCCTGAATGTCTTCGCGACCCTTAAAGACATGGGGCCGCGGCATGAAAGCGGTGAGATCCCCGCATACGTGGTGCTCACTCGGGTGTCGCCGGTCGAAGGATCGAAGGCGACTGCGGAATTGCGGGCATATTTGAAAAGCGAAGACATTCGACTTTTCGATTCACAGATTCCGCAGAGAGAAGCATGGCGTGCGACGGGCAAGACCGGCCGGGCCGTTCATGAGCTGAAGGGCCGCGATCGGTCGAAGAAGGCGATCGATGAGATGGAGGCGGTCTATCGGGAAATCATCGAACGGATCAACGGTGCGGAGGTCAAGTAA
- a CDS encoding HsdM family class I SAM-dependent methyltransferase codes for MSKPARQAWVDPAVDPLTRYAACKAMARGYAEARKTEKTRISHARAFCTAVIVSYWATLCERHKTAMKVRPMPLSAPTLAIDVQRTAQDVGSLIAEFPAEDAGYLIGSIYTVMLPPALRSQLGAYYTPPPLVARLLDLAEQAGFDFTHGTAIDPACGGGAFLAPVALRMWQRDNGASPEWTFRRIAKRLRGIEIDPFAAWMTRVLLEAALMPLCVAAKRRLPDLVTVADALRPQDVGTFDLVIGNPPYGRVTLDEPMRNHYARSLYGHANLYGLFTDLALRLAKPDGVVAYLTPTSFLGGQYFKALRQLLIDEAAPVAFDFVADREGVFDDVLQETLLTAYTRKPHCFAPIVSVVVPKGLNAAKIERVGEVSLTATGDPWLLPRTATDASFLKAIANMPTRLSDLGYTVSTGPLVWNRHKAQLRTEAGDGALPLIWAESVTSDGFVFSADRRNHVPYIAVHDDQPHLIIRKSCVLVQRTTSKEQNRRLLAAMLPQSYLDKSGGAVVENHLNMILAPSPDVGRVKPGTIEALLNTEAVDRAFRCISGSVAVSAYELNALPLPSLDQLIALEKLIEKGGSKQAVERAVASYYGTIEL; via the coding sequence ATGTCCAAACCAGCCCGTCAGGCTTGGGTCGATCCCGCTGTCGATCCGCTCACGCGATATGCCGCGTGCAAGGCGATGGCGCGCGGGTACGCCGAAGCACGCAAGACCGAAAAGACCCGCATCTCGCATGCGCGCGCGTTCTGTACCGCCGTCATCGTGAGTTATTGGGCGACGCTGTGCGAACGGCATAAGACGGCGATGAAGGTTCGGCCGATGCCCTTGTCCGCACCGACCCTCGCAATCGACGTACAACGAACGGCTCAGGATGTGGGCAGCCTTATTGCCGAGTTTCCGGCTGAAGATGCCGGATATCTCATCGGCTCAATCTACACGGTCATGCTGCCGCCCGCGCTGCGTTCGCAGCTCGGCGCGTATTACACCCCTCCGCCGCTGGTCGCGCGCTTGCTTGATCTCGCTGAACAAGCAGGTTTCGACTTCACTCATGGCACCGCAATCGACCCGGCGTGTGGCGGGGGCGCATTCCTCGCGCCGGTCGCGTTACGGATGTGGCAGCGGGATAACGGCGCGTCTCCGGAATGGACCTTCAGGCGCATTGCGAAGCGATTGCGCGGCATTGAAATTGATCCGTTTGCCGCATGGATGACGCGGGTTCTGCTCGAAGCGGCCCTGATGCCGCTTTGTGTGGCAGCCAAGCGTCGACTACCCGACCTGGTTACCGTCGCCGACGCGCTGCGGCCGCAAGACGTCGGCACCTTTGACCTGGTGATTGGCAATCCCCCTTACGGGCGCGTCACCCTGGACGAGCCGATGCGCAATCATTACGCTCGATCGCTTTACGGTCACGCGAATCTTTATGGCCTCTTCACCGATCTCGCTTTGCGGCTGGCGAAACCCGACGGCGTAGTCGCTTACCTGACGCCGACATCGTTTTTGGGTGGGCAGTATTTCAAGGCGTTGCGTCAACTTTTGATCGACGAGGCGGCGCCCGTGGCATTCGATTTCGTCGCTGATCGCGAAGGTGTGTTCGATGACGTGCTGCAGGAGACGTTGCTCACGGCATACACGCGAAAGCCTCATTGCTTCGCTCCGATTGTCTCGGTGGTTGTGCCGAAAGGGTTGAACGCTGCGAAGATTGAACGTGTCGGTGAGGTGTCGCTTACCGCAACCGGTGATCCGTGGCTGTTGCCGAGAACCGCAACGGATGCGTCGTTCCTCAAAGCGATTGCGAACATGCCGACCCGGCTATCGGACCTCGGGTACACGGTTTCAACAGGCCCCTTGGTCTGGAACCGCCACAAGGCGCAACTGCGTACCGAGGCAGGCGACGGTGCGCTGCCGCTGATCTGGGCGGAATCGGTCACGTCTGACGGATTCGTTTTCAGTGCGGACCGTAGAAACCACGTGCCGTATATCGCGGTACATGACGACCAGCCCCATTTGATTATCCGGAAATCGTGTGTGCTCGTTCAACGAACCACGTCGAAAGAGCAGAACCGCCGTCTGTTGGCCGCGATGTTGCCGCAGTCGTACTTGGATAAATCGGGTGGCGCCGTCGTCGAGAATCACCTGAATATGATTCTCGCTCCGTCGCCGGATGTGGGCCGTGTAAAGCCTGGCACGATCGAGGCGCTGTTGAACACCGAGGCCGTTGACCGCGCTTTCCGATGCATTAGCGGGAGCGTGGCTGTATCGGCTTATGAGCTGAATGCGTTGCCGTTGCCCAGCCTTGATCAGTTGATCGCTTTGGAAAAGTTGATCGAAAAGGGCGGTTCGAAACAGGCTGTCGAGCGTGCAGTGGCCAGCTACTACGGAACGATTGAATTGTGA
- a CDS encoding IS1096 element passenger TnpR family protein — protein MANRPQAVAVPPPATYTRTDFAALRARIQGIPAAAIARRFYDVEDSAVPAEADAVERHLATMRDALVRLALLNGSAALADHLRASMRQHGEAKLTALTLRMVEDAAKLAAAAPAADHALALWFRPLVAQRLVGEGIATLGALIAYCNRHGGSWWRSIPRIGPLRAKTLVAWLRRHEATLGARVDADVDVTPLTPAPDRAIVVGPGTDGLAPLERLAAPVELSGAGGTNRAVGFPFIRAEHDLAALHAWLMRYRDRPATLRAYTREIERFVLWALKVRGVAVSSLRVEDCDAYKDFLAQPSADFCGPKRPRASGRWRPFTGSLSADSQAYAVRMLRMAFDWLVKVRYLAGNPFSAVTLPATLTREWSLQVERALAPDLLRTLRETLDAHCARADDDAVQWRIARAAIGLMVDSGLRRAEAASARHSGLKRVDGIKGQSVWTLTLVGKRSKVRTVPVSPATLEALRAHWADRGLAWEGRGVSEARDATANDPPLIAPLAIPGTAAAQARHGEGLVAEGGPDVGSYTPDALGRLVRTALSRLQGELQRWGALSLWDAAQLQRASAHALRHTFGTDATARGVPIDVVQQILGHASLATTSIYVKAQQQRVLEAALDYYQQQAQAVPAESAGAFAPQWIRDDEQGDAFSARNDDEVAGMRTAPIKLTLRVENVAPTGRGRARTIRALERGILADHAAERLAPGVYALKVLHEGDAALDVALDDLFDEIRDEAHLHHCVAEIDAQWVGTARTWTYRVPAGNVIPFPGGAGSSASAAGNGVEAPPGPRVMRLRVSLQGVMPEIWRRLEVPADMSLAELHDVIQAAMGWHDRHRYGFGFAGPVGALNPLASGAADVRLEEVAAISAALTYTYDLDDDWRHAVTIEAVGPVAAGTRYPRCVAGAGACPPEDCGGPAGYAQLVRTLAGRMTDAKRELLAWLGEPFDPDGFRLPEANARLAVL, from the coding sequence ATGGCTAACCGGCCGCAAGCGGTCGCGGTGCCGCCGCCGGCGACCTATACGCGCACCGACTTCGCCGCACTGCGCGCGCGCATCCAGGGCATCCCCGCGGCGGCCATCGCGCGTCGTTTTTACGACGTCGAGGACAGCGCGGTGCCGGCCGAGGCCGACGCGGTCGAGCGCCATCTGGCCACGATGCGCGACGCGTTGGTGCGCCTGGCGCTGCTCAACGGTTCCGCGGCGCTGGCCGACCACTTGCGCGCGTCGATGCGGCAACACGGCGAGGCGAAGCTCACCGCCTTGACGCTGCGCATGGTCGAGGACGCGGCCAAGCTCGCGGCGGCCGCGCCTGCGGCCGATCACGCGCTCGCGTTGTGGTTTCGGCCACTCGTCGCGCAGCGTCTGGTCGGGGAGGGGATCGCGACGCTTGGCGCACTGATCGCGTATTGCAACCGGCACGGCGGCAGCTGGTGGCGCTCGATTCCCCGCATCGGCCCGCTGCGCGCGAAAACCCTGGTTGCGTGGCTGCGCCGGCACGAGGCGACGCTCGGCGCGCGGGTGGACGCCGACGTCGATGTGACGCCGCTTACTCCTGCCCCCGACCGCGCGATCGTGGTCGGTCCGGGTACGGACGGGCTTGCGCCGCTCGAGCGGCTTGCGGCGCCGGTCGAACTGTCGGGGGCGGGCGGCACGAACCGCGCGGTCGGGTTCCCGTTCATCCGCGCCGAGCACGACCTGGCCGCGCTGCACGCGTGGCTCATGCGCTATCGCGACCGGCCCGCGACGCTGCGCGCTTACACGCGCGAGATCGAGCGCTTCGTGCTGTGGGCGCTGAAAGTGCGCGGCGTCGCGGTGTCGTCGCTGCGGGTCGAGGACTGCGACGCCTACAAGGATTTTTTAGCGCAGCCGAGCGCGGACTTCTGCGGTCCGAAACGACCCCGCGCGAGCGGCCGATGGCGGCCGTTTACCGGCTCCCTGTCGGCCGACAGCCAGGCCTATGCCGTCCGCATGCTGCGCATGGCGTTCGACTGGCTGGTCAAGGTCCGCTATCTGGCCGGCAACCCGTTCAGCGCCGTCACGCTGCCGGCGACGCTCACGCGCGAATGGTCGCTGCAGGTCGAGCGCGCGCTGGCGCCGGACTTGTTGCGCACTCTGCGCGAGACGCTCGACGCGCACTGCGCGCGAGCGGATGACGACGCGGTGCAGTGGCGCATCGCGCGCGCGGCGATCGGGTTGATGGTCGATTCGGGTCTGCGTCGCGCCGAAGCGGCCAGCGCCCGGCACAGCGGCTTAAAACGCGTCGACGGCATCAAGGGGCAATCGGTGTGGACGCTCACGCTGGTCGGCAAGCGCAGCAAGGTGCGCACGGTGCCCGTCAGCCCGGCGACGCTCGAGGCACTGCGCGCGCACTGGGCGGATCGCGGACTCGCGTGGGAGGGGAGGGGCGTGAGCGAAGCCCGTGATGCGACGGCGAACGATCCGCCACTGATCGCGCCGCTGGCGATTCCCGGCACCGCAGCGGCCCAGGCGCGGCACGGCGAGGGGTTGGTCGCCGAGGGCGGTCCCGATGTGGGTTCGTATACGCCCGATGCGCTCGGTCGCCTGGTGCGCACCGCGCTCAGCCGCCTGCAGGGCGAGTTGCAGCGGTGGGGTGCATTGTCGCTGTGGGATGCGGCGCAACTGCAAAGAGCCAGTGCGCATGCGCTGCGCCATACGTTCGGCACCGACGCGACCGCGCGCGGCGTGCCGATCGACGTGGTGCAGCAAATCCTCGGCCACGCGTCGCTCGCCACCACCTCGATCTACGTGAAGGCGCAGCAGCAGCGCGTACTCGAAGCGGCCCTCGACTATTACCAGCAGCAGGCGCAGGCGGTGCCCGCCGAATCGGCGGGGGCGTTCGCGCCGCAGTGGATCCGTGACGACGAACAGGGCGACGCCTTCAGTGCGCGCAACGATGACGAGGTGGCCGGGATGCGGACCGCACCGATCAAGCTCACGCTGCGCGTTGAGAACGTCGCGCCCACCGGGCGGGGGCGGGCGCGCACGATTCGCGCGCTTGAGCGCGGCATCCTGGCCGATCACGCGGCCGAGCGCCTCGCGCCCGGCGTGTACGCACTCAAGGTGCTGCACGAAGGCGACGCGGCACTCGACGTTGCGCTCGACGATCTGTTCGACGAGATCCGCGACGAAGCGCATCTGCATCATTGCGTGGCCGAGATCGATGCGCAGTGGGTCGGCACGGCCCGCACGTGGACCTATCGGGTGCCGGCCGGCAATGTGATTCCGTTTCCGGGCGGGGCGGGAAGTTCGGCGTCGGCAGCCGGAAATGGCGTCGAGGCGCCGCCCGGCCCGCGTGTGATGCGGCTGCGGGTCAGTCTGCAGGGCGTGATGCCGGAAATCTGGCGTCGCCTCGAGGTGCCGGCTGACATGTCGTTGGCCGAGCTGCACGACGTGATCCAGGCGGCCATGGGCTGGCACGACCGGCATCGCTACGGGTTCGGGTTTGCGGGTCCGGTTGGAGCGCTGAATCCGTTGGCGAGCGGCGCCGCCGACGTGCGGCTCGAGGAGGTGGCGGCGATCAGTGCGGCGCTGACCTACACGTACGATCTCGACGACGACTGGCGGCATGCGGTCACGATCGAGGCGGTCGGGCCGGTGGCCGCGGGCACGCGCTATCCGCGGTGCGTCGCCGGCGCCGGGGCGTGTCCACCCGAGGACTGCGGCGGCCCTGCAGGTTACGCGCAGCTCGTGCGCACGCTCGCCGGCCGGATGACCGATGCCAAGCGCGAGCTGTTGGCGTGGCTCGGCGAGCCGTTCGATCCGGACGGGTTTCGATTACCCGAGGCGAATGCGCGGCTCGCGGTGCTCTGA
- a CDS encoding helix-turn-helix domain-containing protein, translating into MSVLYVYRCPACGHRGEVHHPDDSYDGAAATCAKCYGPVALEWDGGVTLEVAPHDGGPTPDEIKSARQRGRRTQAQAAALLGVKERQVQRWEAGQAPMPIAAWLLLRRSWGYRYPSDFAPAPGPMTRGCDTQRDRARDTIERGDVVELQPLDGPLLRATVCLDRVHDGLVDDDGYGALVTEFVGAAGAGDAYRGFFIGERVTFARSNVIHLEQRVPATARSTGA; encoded by the coding sequence ATGTCGGTGTTGTACGTATATCGCTGCCCGGCCTGCGGCCACCGCGGCGAAGTCCATCACCCGGACGACAGCTACGACGGCGCGGCGGCCACCTGCGCGAAGTGTTATGGCCCGGTCGCGCTGGAGTGGGACGGGGGCGTGACGCTCGAAGTCGCGCCGCACGACGGCGGGCCGACGCCCGACGAGATCAAGTCGGCCCGCCAGCGCGGCCGGCGCACCCAGGCGCAGGCCGCCGCACTGCTCGGCGTGAAGGAGCGCCAAGTGCAGCGTTGGGAAGCCGGCCAGGCGCCGATGCCGATCGCCGCCTGGTTGCTGCTGCGCCGCTCGTGGGGCTACCGCTACCCGAGCGACTTCGCGCCGGCGCCGGGCCCGATGACGCGCGGTTGCGACACGCAGCGCGATCGCGCGCGCGACACCATCGAGCGCGGCGACGTGGTCGAGCTGCAGCCGCTCGACGGCCCGCTGCTGCGCGCGACCGTATGTCTCGATCGCGTGCACGACGGCCTGGTCGACGACGACGGCTACGGCGCGCTCGTCACCGAGTTTGTCGGGGCCGCCGGCGCAGGCGACGCATACCGCGGCTTCTTCATCGGCGAGCGCGTGACCTTTGCGCGGTCGAACGTGATCCACCTCGAGCAGCGCGTGCCGGCAACCGCTCGATCGACCGGAGCGTGA
- a CDS encoding AAA family ATPase — protein MTILQEIHAWSKALAIWQQDAIARLYADRTLSAADLDDLYALAKAEVGIPAPEGLVAKKLHDAQVAPPANPTRVVLLTAIKMLANVNALANGACLPVARAGITGIYGENGVGKSGYSRVLKKACRARDRREPILPNANLEPGKSGPAQATFETEIDGVASDLLWKDGAEPPEPMSDIAIFDSHCARAYIDNQGDFAYAPYGLDILEGLVGACNKLKARATADKAANAPSNAAYAGLAGEQTEVARKLLGIPAKTKAEDIEILATLREAELERLALLNKTLAEADPKQKALALRQKASRLNSLKERVVAAIGVVNDEKVGSLQALIGKSNAAKGAAELAATEFKATSGQLVGTGGEEWKALFEAARTFAELSHEGHDFSELPPEAVCPLCQNALGQEGAARLRRFDAFIKATAEKAAKDAREAAAIPFRAIQQASVDLMFHDALVEEVTEIGPEVAAACTALQEALKARQSGILQAAAGKLDWDELPKLSDDPQPGLADLINRLLEQSKALDATADEKLKAAMVAERAELDARRRLAEVKAAVLEAMTKHDLCRKLQACIDGMETRGISRKSTELSRTTASQELADALNTELKLLKVHHLRVVMKPESPGGKTQFKLTLQLPGGGTPAAILSEGEQRAIAIASFMAEIRLGKGRGGIVLDDPVSSLDHRRRWEVAERLARESLTRQVIVFTHDIYFLLILEQKAEEVGATLTKNYIRRTSDGYGVHSEDLPFDVLGTKDRLGRLRQLLVDVRKAAKEGDEDLQRQLTAKCYGQLRLAWERCIEEVLLNGAVQRFGEGVSTQRLKGVTVTDDDYHEIDAGMTKSSKFEHDPAAAVGRLPIPDPDELCDDIERLAKWRETLNKRVDGIAKGTASRSALFTAFTQSSDARPL, from the coding sequence GTGACGATCCTCCAAGAAATCCATGCGTGGTCCAAGGCTCTCGCCATCTGGCAACAAGACGCCATCGCTAGGCTTTATGCCGACCGGACGCTCAGCGCGGCCGACCTGGACGACCTCTACGCGTTGGCCAAGGCCGAGGTGGGCATCCCGGCTCCGGAAGGGCTCGTGGCCAAAAAGCTCCACGATGCCCAAGTGGCGCCGCCGGCCAATCCGACGCGCGTCGTTCTGCTGACGGCCATCAAAATGTTGGCCAACGTCAATGCATTGGCCAACGGTGCGTGCCTTCCCGTTGCCCGGGCAGGCATCACAGGCATCTACGGTGAGAACGGCGTCGGGAAGTCGGGATACTCACGGGTGCTCAAGAAGGCATGCCGGGCGCGCGACCGGCGCGAACCCATCCTGCCCAACGCGAACCTGGAACCCGGGAAGAGCGGACCGGCCCAGGCCACGTTCGAGACGGAGATCGACGGCGTCGCGAGCGATCTGCTCTGGAAAGACGGCGCTGAGCCGCCCGAGCCCATGTCGGACATCGCCATATTCGACTCGCACTGCGCTCGCGCCTACATCGACAACCAGGGTGACTTCGCCTACGCTCCGTATGGGCTGGACATCCTGGAAGGACTGGTCGGCGCGTGCAACAAGCTAAAAGCTCGGGCCACGGCGGATAAGGCTGCGAATGCCCCGAGCAATGCCGCCTATGCGGGCCTCGCCGGGGAGCAAACCGAAGTCGCCAGAAAGCTGCTCGGCATCCCTGCCAAGACCAAGGCGGAGGACATCGAGATACTGGCCACGCTCAGGGAAGCCGAACTGGAGCGGCTCGCCTTGCTGAACAAGACCTTGGCCGAAGCCGATCCGAAGCAAAAGGCCTTGGCCCTGCGGCAGAAGGCCAGCCGCCTCAACTCGCTGAAGGAACGTGTCGTCGCGGCGATCGGTGTCGTGAACGACGAGAAAGTCGGTTCGCTTCAGGCGTTGATTGGCAAGTCGAATGCGGCCAAGGGAGCGGCAGAGCTCGCGGCCACCGAGTTCAAGGCGACGTCTGGCCAACTGGTCGGCACTGGTGGGGAGGAATGGAAGGCCCTCTTTGAGGCCGCCCGAACATTTGCCGAGCTCAGCCACGAGGGCCACGATTTCTCTGAACTTCCCCCAGAGGCAGTCTGTCCTCTCTGCCAGAACGCCCTCGGGCAAGAGGGAGCGGCGCGGCTGCGTCGATTCGATGCCTTCATCAAGGCCACTGCCGAGAAGGCGGCGAAGGATGCGCGCGAGGCCGCTGCCATCCCCTTCAGGGCGATTCAGCAGGCGAGCGTGGACTTGATGTTTCACGACGCGTTGGTCGAGGAGGTGACCGAGATCGGGCCGGAAGTTGCTGCAGCCTGTACGGCCCTTCAGGAAGCCCTCAAGGCGCGCCAATCGGGCATCCTCCAAGCCGCCGCCGGTAAACTGGACTGGGATGAACTTCCAAAACTCTCCGACGATCCGCAGCCCGGCTTGGCCGACCTCATCAACCGCCTGCTGGAACAGTCCAAGGCGCTCGATGCCACCGCTGACGAAAAGCTCAAAGCTGCCATGGTCGCGGAGCGGGCGGAACTCGATGCTCGCCGCAGGCTGGCTGAAGTCAAGGCCGCGGTGCTCGAGGCGATGACCAAACACGATCTCTGCCGTAAGCTGCAGGCCTGCATCGATGGCATGGAGACGCGGGGTATTTCCAGGAAGTCCACGGAGCTCTCTCGCACGACGGCCAGCCAGGAACTGGCCGATGCCCTCAACACTGAACTCAAGCTCCTCAAGGTCCATCACCTCCGTGTCGTGATGAAGCCCGAGTCGCCAGGCGGTAAAACCCAGTTCAAGCTCACCCTACAGTTGCCGGGTGGCGGGACGCCGGCGGCCATCCTCAGCGAAGGTGAGCAGCGGGCCATTGCGATTGCATCCTTTATGGCGGAGATTCGACTTGGCAAGGGGCGCGGCGGCATCGTTCTCGACGACCCCGTCTCGTCGCTGGACCATCGGCGCCGCTGGGAGGTCGCTGAGCGCTTAGCGAGAGAGTCGCTGACCCGGCAGGTGATCGTCTTCACCCACGACATCTACTTTCTTCTCATCTTGGAGCAGAAGGCAGAGGAGGTCGGCGCAACGCTGACCAAGAACTACATCCGGAGGACGTCGGACGGCTATGGTGTCCATTCCGAGGATTTGCCCTTCGACGTGCTGGGCACGAAGGACCGCCTGGGTCGCCTGAGGCAGCTTCTGGTCGATGTGCGCAAGGCGGCGAAGGAAGGCGACGAAGACCTGCAGCGCCAGCTGACGGCCAAGTGCTATGGCCAGCTCCGACTCGCGTGGGAGCGCTGCATCGAGGAGGTGCTGCTCAACGGGGCAGTGCAACGCTTCGGCGAGGGCGTGTCGACCCAACGCCTCAAAGGGGTGACGGTCACAGACGACGACTATCACGAGATCGACGCCGGCATGACCAAGTCTTCGAAGTTCGAGCACGACCCTGCAGCGGCTGTCGGCAGGCTTCCTATACCAGACCCCGACGAACTCTGCGACGACATCGAGCGCTTGGCCAAGTGGCGCGAGACGCTCAATAAGCGAGTGGACGGGATTGCTAAAGGCACGGCCAGTAGGTCAGCCCTTTTTACTGCCTTCACTCAGTCATCGGACGCGCGTCCGTTATGA
- a CDS encoding BsuBI/PstI family type II restriction endonuclease translates to MTLCAIPPLNIIAERLPLIFPEGTEHRNYVVREMAARTIYVMFYVGAVEGADEWLRPSQVTDMSDEQAEKTDESSRRAWIANSMSTKKVRPAHAWYAPNSREPVRDETIRTGLIPCRAVVERDGIPTTSSKPKYALNAEFAALFNPDLTDDALGVAVETWQAAHLSKAAMSRLRLMKRGAAVAKDAVVVTFPNGETRTLAPGPSSVIAKAVIEVFAPRFLKQPTVLWLSESGNKVVARDENLANELGLKIDVTKALPDIILVDLGADDGGSDMLVVFTEVVASDGPITRERKVALTAMALEAGFDERHLAFLTAYLDRSGQPFRKSISELAWGSYAWCASEPEYLMELWTGEARKLTN, encoded by the coding sequence GTGACGCTTTGCGCCATCCCCCCGCTCAACATCATCGCTGAACGTTTGCCCTTGATATTTCCAGAAGGTACTGAGCACCGCAATTATGTGGTGCGTGAAATGGCTGCGCGCACGATCTATGTGATGTTCTACGTCGGTGCCGTTGAAGGGGCCGACGAATGGCTGCGGCCGAGCCAAGTGACGGATATGAGCGACGAGCAGGCAGAGAAGACCGACGAAAGTAGTCGTCGAGCCTGGATCGCGAACTCCATGTCGACGAAGAAGGTTCGACCCGCGCATGCATGGTACGCACCCAACAGTCGCGAGCCGGTTCGAGATGAGACCATCCGTACGGGTTTGATTCCCTGCCGTGCCGTTGTCGAGCGCGACGGAATTCCCACGACATCGTCCAAACCGAAATACGCGCTCAACGCCGAGTTTGCAGCGCTCTTCAATCCTGACCTGACGGATGATGCTCTGGGCGTAGCCGTCGAGACGTGGCAAGCGGCCCACCTCTCAAAAGCGGCAATGTCGCGCTTGCGTTTGATGAAGCGGGGCGCGGCAGTGGCGAAAGATGCCGTTGTAGTAACCTTTCCCAACGGCGAGACAAGGACGCTTGCCCCAGGACCATCGAGCGTGATTGCGAAGGCAGTCATCGAAGTATTTGCACCGCGCTTCTTAAAGCAGCCGACCGTGCTGTGGTTATCGGAGTCGGGTAATAAAGTCGTCGCGCGTGATGAAAATCTCGCCAACGAGCTGGGTCTAAAGATCGACGTGACGAAGGCGCTTCCCGACATCATCCTCGTTGACTTGGGGGCCGACGATGGTGGTTCGGACATGCTGGTAGTGTTCACGGAGGTGGTCGCGTCCGACGGTCCGATCACTCGCGAGCGAAAAGTGGCGCTTACTGCGATGGCGTTGGAGGCGGGATTCGACGAACGGCACCTCGCGTTTTTGACCGCATACCTAGATCGCTCTGGACAACCCTTCAGAAAGAGCATTTCGGAATTGGCTTGGGGATCTTACGCTTGGTGTGCGTCAGAGCCGGAGTACCTCATGGAGCTCTGGACCGGAGAGGCCCGGAAACTCACCAATTAA
- a CDS encoding 3'-5' exonuclease, whose product MRAARAPSPAQAAALAAGRALAGTRPCVICRARTAIEWLDRYGCCDACLEDVAREKRDDAARSLNITANAWLAADPLFIDTETTGLDLRAAIVEIAILDRAGAVLLDTLVKPAMPIPAAATEIHGITDADVAGAPSWTTIGPQVAELVAGRLLIAHHAAFDERLLYQTSRSHGVTLPTLRMECTMELLNGWAGRWLSLADAALMISADMPATRHRACADAEQCRQIVLAAARAAPVSVQP is encoded by the coding sequence ATGCGCGCGGCTCGCGCGCCGAGCCCCGCGCAAGCGGCGGCGCTCGCGGCCGGCCGGGCGTTGGCCGGAACCCGGCCATGCGTGATATGCCGCGCGCGCACGGCGATCGAATGGCTGGATCGATACGGATGCTGCGACGCGTGCCTTGAGGACGTCGCCCGCGAGAAGCGGGACGACGCGGCCCGCAGCCTCAACATCACCGCGAACGCGTGGCTGGCCGCTGATCCGTTGTTCATCGATACCGAAACGACCGGCCTCGATCTTCGGGCGGCGATCGTCGAGATCGCGATTCTCGATCGCGCTGGCGCCGTGCTGCTCGACACGCTCGTGAAGCCTGCGATGCCGATACCAGCGGCCGCGACGGAGATCCATGGGATTACTGACGCGGACGTCGCCGGCGCGCCCAGCTGGACCACGATCGGCCCGCAGGTGGCCGAGCTGGTAGCGGGCCGGCTGTTGATCGCCCACCACGCGGCGTTCGACGAGCGCTTGCTGTACCAGACGTCGAGATCCCACGGCGTGACGTTGCCGACGCTGCGCATGGAATGCACGATGGAATTGCTGAACGGCTGGGCCGGTCGCTGGCTCAGTTTGGCCGACGCAGCACTGATGATCAGCGCTGACATGCCCGCGACCCGTCATCGGGCGTGCGCGGATGCCGAGCAATGCCGGCAGATCGTGCTTGCTGCGGCACGGGCGGCTCCGGTCTCCGTTCAGCCCTAA